From the Eschrichtius robustus isolate mEscRob2 chromosome 19, mEscRob2.pri, whole genome shotgun sequence genome, the window TgggcgtggggtgggggtgggggaggaggatgaAAGAGTGAAATTCACCAGAGGGACGCTCCTGAAGGCTGAGGGAGCAGCTGtcctcagcccccacccccctccccccgtgcCTCCGCTTCTACCGTCTGAGCTCAGCTCCGGTTTTTGGCTTGGGTGACTGTTCCTCCTTCCCCCACATtgctgctaatttttttttttttttttttttttttttggtgatgggTTGCCCTCCTGGGGTGAAGGGTAGGAGGCTAGGAGACCCTCCGGTAGTTTAAAGGCCAGCCCGACCCCCATGGAGGTCCCCACCCGCTTCCCAGAATGCCCCTTCCCTCGCACGCGGCATGCAGCCCCTGGCGGCTTATTGCTGAGGTGGAGTTGGAGAGGGCGGGGATCCAGTTTGGGGGAGGCATGCAGAGTAGAGGGGAGGCGCCCCAAAATGTAATTGGTATAATTTGGACGTATTTACACGAGTCgattgcggggggtgggggggttcctATGGCTAATGGAGACCTGAGAAGGCTTTTTTTCAGGAGGGGCGAAGAGTTGGGGGAATGGCCTTtggctcctccccacctccatcctggGGGCCCAGGTGGAGGTGAGGGGCCCGGGGGTGTCTGCTGGCATCGTCTCGGTTGCATATTATTAAtgactgtttgatttttttttttaaccttttcccccaccccccacccccagctcctttGACCTTCTTCCCTGTCACCCCCGAGTCCCCCCACGGGGGGGAGGGGAGCGCTAGAGGATGGAGGGCAGGGTTGGGGGAGCACGGCGGGCGGCCCTGGGAGAGCCAGGGGGAGTGGCAAGGGGGGCGAGGCGCAGGGACACCCCGCTCAGGCCCGCGATGCTGCTCAGGCTGCGGGATTTCTCGTAACCtggtggtgggtggggggggCGAAGGGCAGAAACACGGGGAGGAAGCAAGGAGATAGGGGTGCAGGGGGAGGGTCCAacagacacagggaccccaagaCAGAGAGAAGCAGGAGGGAAACAGAAGGGATatgagatggagaaagagagaagacagagacaggaagaggcaagagacaggaAGAGATGGAGAGGGCGAGTCAGAGAGAGAAGGCAGGCGACAGAGACGGTGAGGGAGACAGgataagagacagagagacagacaccaAGACACAGAGTGACAGATGGCAAGAGACGGAGAGATGGACAGAGGCGGACCAAGgagacggagagagagagaggtgaacAAATTGGACAGTCAATCGGCATCGAGGAGAAAGGTtcagacatggggagggggagagactcAGGGTTAGGAGGCAGGTGGCAGCCACCGAGCCTCCCCCACCCGACCCCCACCGCGGCCCCCCTCAACTCCCCTCCCCCCTGTTGGCCCCCTCATCTGAGGCAAAAGGTGGGGGGCAGCGAGGCAGATGGTGGGCAGCACGGGCGTGGGGAGGGAGCGTGGGTGGAATGCCAGTGGGGGAGCAGCCGGTGGAGAGGCCTTGGGAGGGAATGCGTGGGGCCGCAGGGGGTAGGGGGCTAACCTAGATGTACAGGAACGAGGACAGGCGGGTGGGGACGCTGTGAGGGGCTGAATGGGGTGCAAGCTGGCAGCGCCCCCtccccgggcggggcggggctggtgCGGGAGGACACGTCCAAGAGCAGTCTGATGAGGGCAAGACTCAGCTGAAGGCTGTAATGGGGTATCTTTAAAGGGTCAAGAAGCCTTTAAACGAGAACCTTCTGATGGGAAGGTCCTGACAATGTCTTGATAGTCAAAGGGATCTAAGGCTTAGGGGCACATGTGGGGTTTCTTGAAAACTTAGGAATGTCTGAAGAGTTCTGCCAGTGTCTGGGCTCTTCTAGGGCTTTGCTAGGCAGTACCAAGGGGTCTGTCTCGACGAGGGCATCCTGACTGTTGGAGAGAGGGCCTGGGGGAGGTTGGAAGCCCAGTATCTTGGGGACACCCCCTCCCAGCCATTCCCAATTGCTAACCtggggggaaggggcagagggggACCGAGGGTCTCGCGAGGTCTCAGGCGGTGACAAGAGCTGGGGACAGAAATACACAGAGTcacgggggggggggagggtggccAGGGGGAACCCCCCAACACAGCCTCACTGTTGGGGGGACGGAGAAAAGCCGAgatctcttcctcctctctggtGTTTTCCGGGGGAGGGGAGCAGTGAAATGGGGGCGGCCAGAGACATCAAATATGGAAGGAGCTTCCGAGGTGgctgagggggaaggggaggatgaaggaagagaggagggggagggctggggaggacgGCGGAGCGCAGGTCAGGTGCGGGAATCAGGTGGTTGGTGAGGGGAGACGGAGAACGGAGGGGTCATGGGGCGGGTAAGGGTCAGGTCAGGAGGAAGGATCTTGGTTGGGGGGGAATAGTGGAGGGTGGGTCCTGGAGGGGAAGGTTAGAGAGGAAGAGAGACGCGTGGAAGGGGGAGGGATCCAGGACCTTGGGGGAGGGTGTTCAGTCAGCCCCATCAGCTCCAGCCATAATTTGAGTTCAATGAATGGATTTTGGCATCCGAGGCAAGAGAAGCAGAGAACTCCCCCCAACTGACCCCCTCAGTCCTCCCTCACCCACATTCCCgaatcctcccccctccccctgcccctcaatTCCATAGGGGCCCATCCAGACCTGGGGGTGGGGAACAAAGGGAGGTGGGTAACAGGACTGGGTGCaagcagggggaggggtgagatgggaGCAGGGAGGCAGGGGGTTGGTAATGAGATGAAAGTGGAGGATGATGGAGGTGGGGGGCGGGTTGCAATAAGGAGAAGTCCGGGGATGGAACAAGAAGAGCCAGACAGCCCCCTCTGGACTAGGAGCCCAGAAGCCTGGGTTCTTGTCCCCCATCTGCTCTGTGGCTGGGGGTTGGCCATGGACCTCTCTGAACTTCTGTAAAACAAGGGCGTTTAGATGCGGCTGTCCTTGGAGGCTCCCTAAGTCCTGCTGTGGCATCTCCTTAGGCTGCAGGTAGGGATTCTTTAGGATGTATCTCTGTATTGCGTAGGGAGATTCCACAGgcatgtgttgaatgaataagcgATGGATCAAATGCTTTCAGGTGGCCTCCCATCATTTTTAAGATCAAATCCAGCCTCTCACCATGGCCAAAAATACATTCCCCCCCagactcctcccctctcccctaggccactcagctccagccacacTTCCCTCCTCCCTGTTCCTTTAACAGACCAAGCTCATCCCACCTCAGCACCTCAGGCAGCACCTCAGGGCCTTTTCacttgctgtttcttctgcctggcTGGAGCTTTTTcagctttcaagtttcatgtcaccttctcagaaagACCCTCACAGACCCCTTATCTGACCTGGCCAGAGTAAAttatccttttgtttgttttctgcttcCTCCAGTCATGGAGTGGCAGACGTTcgctgtaaagggccagatggtcaATATTTTCGGGGCTCTGTGGGCCATACCATCTCGGTCGAAACTATTCCAGTCTGCGGTTGTAGacagtggctgtgttccaataaatctttatttacaaaacagctgGTGGACACATTTGGCCCGTGGCTGTAGTATGTTGACCCAGGCTCTAGAGTAGCAACTCTGTGATGGCAGATTCTTGCTTTGTGCCCTGCTAAATCTCCAGTGCCTGGAATTCTACCCTCAATcattagttgctgcatgcatgcatgcatgaatgaatgaatgaagttaggGGTTAgctggggttgttgtgaggattacagaATATATGTTAGATTCCTGGCACGTGGAAAGTGCTTCGTTATGTTTGCTGAATAATTCATCTACTGTCTCCTCACTCTATCTCCCTCACCTCCCCAACTGGCCAGTCCTGACCCTGCCCTCTTGACCCCTGGCCCCCcgactctctctgtctctttccttcttctccacCCGCATAGCCCTGACCCCGGCTCAGGCTTTGTCCTCTCCCCCTGGACCCTcatcccagcctcctccccagcctcctgACCTGCAGTCTCCCCACTCCAGTGCATCCTCACAAAGTCCCAGAGCAGACCCGCCCCTCCCCAGATCCCGGGATGAGAATCCTCAGCCCAGCCCTGCTTTTTGGCCTCAGTTCTAGGTCTGTGTCTGCCTCTGCCCCAAACTGAGAGCTCGTGGAGGGCAGGGGTGTGGTTGGATTGCTCACTGCTGAATCCCCTGGACCTAGCACTGCGCCAGGAGCCTGTGTGTGCTTTGTAAGTGCTGGCCAATCCACAAGTGGCTGGATGAGTGGCTGAGTCTTTCTCACCCCAACCTGCACCCAGAAGAATGTCCTGGGTGTGTACCCCATTTTCCtgattaaataaacaaaagcaaaaccaagggggaggcagggagagagatgTGGATGGGGCTGAGAATGGGGGTCAGTCGTAAGGGCGGGGAGGGAGGTCAGGCACATGGTGGGGAGGGTGAGGCTTAGGTCTAGGGGTTAGTGAGGGGCACCACAGGTCCTGGGCAGGTGGGTGCGGGGCCAGTGTCAGGGCTGGGGGTTAATCGGATGGAGCTGTTCGGAGTTAGGGGACAGGAGTCTCGGTCAATGGGGGCTGCATGTTCTCAGACGGGTTAGTCGGGAGGGAGGGGGTTCAGAGGGTGAAGGCTACTtaccctggggggagggggttcgTCCACTAGGGGGATATCCAGGCTGCAGCGTTGGCGTTGAGGTCGGGCAAGAAGCTTGGGGGGCCTGGCTTACGCCAGTCTTGGGGGGGCAGTGGGGGAGCACcagtggctgggggtgggggaagaggccagagggtcggggggggggggacatggAGATGGAATAAAGACAGGTGAAGGGTCAGTGGTGAGGAAATTTGGGGGAGGGCGTCTAAGAGGGAGGGAATTTGGGGCCAAGAGATGGGGGAAGGGAAGTCCAGCACCTCCTCcctcatctccctctctcccctcccctgggggaggggaggagagggagggtccCAGGGGGCCAGTGGAgggcacctcacctttccggatGGAGCCATCAGGGGAAGGGGCATAGTCAGTGAGAAGGAAGCAGGCTCGGTCCCGGCTGTAGCGGCCCCGGCTCCCGGGGGTGATGGGGCTCTTGTCTTCTGGTGACATGGCGGGCTGGTCAATAGCCGGGCAGTCCTCGTGGGCAAGCGCAGCTGCTGCAGGGTCCCCGTTGGGGCGGGGATCTGTGTCCCGAGGGTCAGACAGAGACACAAAGGAGAGAGTGAGGTGTGGGAACTCACGGAGAGGGCAAGCTCAGCAAGGAGACGTGATGGAGGTGCAGGTTGTTAGGGGGCGTGGCTGGTGGGTTGGGGGAGCGGGTCATGGGTGGGGAGGGTGTTGAGTGTCGGGAAGGACAACAGGGTAGGGAAGGGCATTGAAGGCTAGGAAGTGGGGGTCAGGCGGGGTGTTGGGTGCTGAGAAGGGCAGGACTGAGGTAGGGTGTCGGGTGTTTGGAGGGACAGGGACGGGGGAAGTAGTTGGGAAGTGAACTGGGTGCTGGGAAGGAGGCTGAGACAGAGTGGAGGGTGGGACGGTTGGTTGAAGTGGACCGAATAGGGCACAGCTGGGGTAGGGTGCATGGTTTGGGATAGGTTTGGAGGGATGGCTGGGAGGGATgcagggggctgggaggtggtAGTTTAGGGAGGGGTGTTGGACGCTGGCAAGGGCACAGTGGGAGGCATTGGGAAGGTGACAGatgagggaggggggaggtgggggtCCCCCAGGCTCTGACTTTAGCTATTTTTAATTGGTGTGAAACTGGGTCAGCGGCTGAGGGAGCAAGATGGGGGCCGGGCGGCCCAGCTCCCTTTCTTGACCTACTTAAGGCATGGGGGTGGGGCCCCCcagcctctcccttccctgggactGATGCCCCAGTCACTGCCTCTGAGACACAGACTCCCCTGGGGGGAGAgatgagcacaggctcagtcaactttcctctcccctcacctccttcaTCAGACACTGCAACAGTCCCCTGGCCTCTGTCTCTGGCCCTTGATTCCCATGTGAGACTCTCTCCCTGTGCACTGAACCGCCCcccatctctctttctctgagtCCCTCTCACCATATGGCTGATcactctgcccccgcccccctggTTCCACTGAATACCTTGGCTGTAAGTCTGTCTCTCCCCAAAACTCTCTTTCACATGGAATCTCTGTTTCTCCATCACTGTCTATTTCCGTGCCTCTTCTCTGGCCTCGGCAATTGCTGTTCACTTTCCTCTCTTCCGTCTCTGTTGCTGACCACCCCATCTCTCTGGAGTCTCAGCAACTACCTCCTGCCCCCCTCACAacctccccacctctgcctgcgccccccacctccacccctcgcACCCCCTCCTCACCTGCCCGGTTGATCTCAATCACTTCCTCCTGAGCCAACGGGCAAGGCTCCCcaggggcaggcagaggaggcAGCCCCATGATCCCGAGCCCACCCGCTCCCCCCCTGAGCAGCCCGGGGTGCGTGTGGGGCCCTGGTGGGTAGGCCCCTGCCACAGTCACCCCCATGGAGGGCGGGGTGATGGGTGGTGGGGGGCTGATGCTGCCGCTGCTGTGGTGAGGATGGGGCGGGGGCGGTGGCGGTGGGTCGGGCTTGCAATAGTTGGGCGAGCCGGGCTGCGGGGGCCGGGGAATGTGTTTATTCTTCTTCTTGGGCAGCTTCTGTTTGGCCATGGCCAGCGAATAGTACATGCCAAAGTTGTTGACAATGACGGGCACGGGCATGGCGATGGTGAGCACCCCAGCCAGGGCACACAGCGCCCCCACCAGCATCCCTGACCACGTCTTGGGGTACATGTCTCCGTAGCCCAGGGTTGTCATGGTGACCACGGCCCACCAGAAGCCGATGGGGATGTTCTTGAAGTAGGTGTGGTTGGAGCCCAGGATGTCATCGGGGTCAGCGCCAATGCGCTCAGCATAGTAGATCATAGTGGCGAAGATGAGCACACCGAGCGCCAGGAAGATGATAAGCAGCAGGAACTCATTGGTGCTGGCGCGGAGAGTGTGGCCCAGCACGCGCAGCCCCACGAAGTGCCGCGTGAGCTTGAAGATGCGCAGGATCCGGACAAAGCGGACCACCCGCAGGAAGCCCAGCACATCTTTGGCGGCCTTGGAACTGAGGCCCGAGAGCCCCACCTCCAGATAGAAGGGCAGGATGGCCACACAGTCGATGATGTTGAGGCTGCTCTTGAGAAATTCCACCTTGTCTGGGCAGAAGGTGATGCGCATGAGAAACTCAAAGGTGAACCAGACGACGCACACACCCTCCACGTAGGTCAGGAAGGGCTCCGTCTCCACCTCCACATTGGTGATGTTCTCCGGCGGAGCCCCAGGGATCGGGGAGGCCTGCGTCACTGTCTTGTTGCTGATGTGGATGAAACCCTCGTGGGTCTCCAGGCAGAAGGTGGTGATGGAGATGAGGATGAAGAAGAGGGAGGCGAAGGCCACATACTGCGGGGCAGGACAGGAGAGAGAGGGCAAAAGGTGACCCAGGCATCTGGTCAATTAGCCATCTCCCTGAGACCCTCCCAGTGGCCCCTTTCCCAGACACAAACTCCAGGGAAACCCAGGTGTCCCAACCCCAATGCCTCCATCACTTCTTGCATCCTGTTCTCTCTAAATCTTGCAAAAGGATCAGAGGCAGCTCTCCCCCAGCTCGGGAGAAGAGCTggccccagcagcagcagcagatggGCCGCTTCTTTCCTGGAAACAGTGATTTCTGGCTCCTTGCTCTGTCTCCTAGACCATCCCCCCCCCTCCTGTTCCCTGTGTCGTATCTCAGGGGTCCCTGGCAGGGTCCAAGCATTCTGCTGGGGGATGTGGGTAGGGAGGCTAAGATCATACATCCTGTGTCTCAGAGGCTTTGGGGCTTAGCTTGGAGCTGAGGGAAGGCGAAGGGGAGAAGGTGGGTCGGAGGCAGAACCAGGAGGTGGTTAAGAGTAAGaaagcctgggtttgaatccagcttTTTCCCTGCCTAATTGGGCAAGGAGATTAAGCTTTCTGAACCTCAAATTTTTTacaggattgttgtaaggattacatTAGATAAGTATACAAAGGGCCTGACTCCAAAACCAGTGCTTGGTCTAGTGTTTGGAACTTAGTAAGGCTTGAGCCGTTATTAGGGTGTTGGGGCATCAGTTAAAGGGAGCCAAGGTTGAGGCCTCAGATAGGTGCCGGTGTTTAAGGACCTTGATGCTAATGACTGGGTCTCAGAAAAGGGAGAAGGCTGGGTGAGGCCCTCACCCAGAGAGAACAGCGCAGAGTTGGACccacagaggggaggaggggtgttAGGTCCctgaaggaagaaggaagtgaaGGGTCAAGACTGCAAAAAGGGAAGATGATAGGTGTGGGGTTTAAGGCTCTGGAAAGGAAGGGAATGTCAGGGGCTTGAAcataggggaaggggagagggcagggctaGGTCCAAGGAGAGGTGAAGGGGCTTGTCAGAGGTTCAGAGATATGGGGGCGGGGGTGCCTGGTTCATTTCAAGATGGGGAaggaccagtgtcctgagcccAATGGTGTGGGTTTTGATGAAGGCCTTGAGAAGAGACAGGGTCAAGATCTTGGAGAAGGCCCCTAGAAATTGTAGTTGGCTTTATCAGATATGTAGAAGGGAGGTCGAAGGAGTGGGGTTAGTCCTTAGAGAAGGAAGGGGATGGGCTTTGAGGCAGAGGAGCCTTTAATCAGATGGGTAGAGAGAGGGCCTGGGGTGCAAAGAGAGGAGAGCCAGAGTTGGCTCCCGGGCCAGCACTGTCCCTCTCTGCACTCTCTTTCCTCCACGGGATGGGGGGCAAGGTCCAGGCTTGGGAGACCTTGACTTTAATCTGAAGTGCAGAGCCGAGAGGCGGGCCAGAGTCCGCCTCAGAGATGACCCTAGATCTTGGGGTGGGCTAGGGGCTCAACTCTGGCCCTCTGCCCCGCCCCCCTCTTCGTTTCTCCGCAGTGGTTTAAGAGGCCAGAGGCCTCCGCAGAGCGCATGCCTGGtgctcccccgcccccctccgAGCCGGGCGCAGGGCGCAGGTTGCGGCACCGCAGTGGGGGCGGGCCGGACGGACCAGGGGGCGGGGCGCGCGGGGGGCAGCACCACGGACAGCTCCCCCACCGCAGTGCGCAGCCGCAAGGCCTGAGCGCTGTCTTAACCCATTCCAGGCCGTTGCCGAACAGGCAGTGCGCAGCCGCAGTGCCGCTTCACAGCGGGAGGCCACAGGCCAGGAGCCTGATTAACTCCTTCCCTCCCGGGACACAGAAAGAAAGGTGGGCACCCGTCGCAGTGCGGAGCTTAGAAGCTGGACAGCGTCAGGACCCCCTTGTCCAGAGATGCTTCAAAAGCAGAAGGGGTAGGAGGGCATGGAGTCCCTGTAAGAAGGAAAGGGGAGATTATGGGGAGAGGAGTGAGGGGGAGGTAGAGCCAGACCCTCCACTTTGCATTGGCCTCAACTCTCAACTCTCAAACTCTCATTTGGCGGCTAGAAGATGCTTGGCACTACGTGGACACTCAAAACACATCTGTAAAGTAAATGAATGTCCCCCGTAGCTGTCCCAGACCCCTAGTTTCACCTCAGAACCCTTCAATGGGGTCACAAGAGGGAAGGGCTCCCCAGGCCATGGGGGAGGGTGCCGCTCAGAGGCCTGAGGGGGCATATAGGGCCATGTCCTTTCTGcacctcctctcccccacctccccccacccaaccccaAATCTTGCCAACTCAGCGCTTCCCGGGGACCAAACTTTATGCGGTGCCTccggcccccctccccctcgctcCCTCCCCCGGTGCAAATGCGGCACTGCGGGTCCTCCGCGTCCTTCCCGGCCCAGGACGCGGCACGGTGGGGGGAGGGTGCCGGACCGCCTCCTCCGGGTGTTTGGGTCCCCAGGAGGCTAGAAAGGGGCCTGGagtctctcctctttccctcctctctctaattccccaccccccatcttgAACTGTCCTCTCCTCCAACACAGGGAGGAAGTTAAGAGGAGGAAGAGGTTCAAATGAGAACCAGGGGGAAGGGTAGCTACTTAGCCTGGGAAGTTACAGATGTTTGAGGaaagttttttggggggggagacGAAGAGAGCTTTGGGGGAAATATGGAATTTTGAGAGAGATAAGACTGGAGAGAGGAGAAGGCTGGAGTGTGGGCTCTTTGGTTCACTTAGCGGGAGGCGGAGGGGGGTCTGAGAGGCCCAGTCCTGTGCTTTGGAATGGGTAGTGGGGGGGGGGCGTTAGGAAAGGGGAAGTGAGcagggcttggggaggggggTCAGGTGGAAAGATACCAAGGTAGGTCAGAAAGACCTGGGAGCTATTTTGAGGAGGAAGCTTTGGGGCTGATAACTTGAGGAGGGTCCCAAGGATTGAGATTAGGTAAAGTTCTGGAGCAGGAAGGAAAGTCATTTACCCACTAGGAAAGAGGCTGGGAagctgagggtggggagagggtgtcCCAGAGATAGAGAGTGGGCTATGCAGTTTAAACGATGAAGGAAGAAGCTGGGAGAATCTGTGGATGAGAGAGAAGCTATTCTGGAGGGCATATGGGAAGTTCTGGAGAGGAAGGGCATATCATGGGGGCTCAGGACTCTTCTGGAGACATTGAGGAGGAGCGTGAAAGCCTTGGGGGAAGTCTGGAGCTGTATAGGGAAATCCTCGGGAGGGGAGTTGGTGTGGAGGATGCAGGAAGGGATGTGAACACAGAGGGGGCAGCAGGGTCCCAGGAGAGAAGATGCCCCAAGACTCTGTTGCAGCGAGGGGGAAGTATCCTAGCCAGAGCAAGTGGTTTGGAGGTTCAGAGGAGTCCAGGGGACTCTGAGATTGGGGTGGGAACTATTCTGAGACTTTAAGGGCAGAATAAGCAGGGGGGGTTCAAAGATAACCAGGAGACTCAAacttggagagagggaggggatgtggagacGGTCAGAAGGAGAATCAGAGGTGTTGGGAGAGCCTGCAGGACTGAAGGCTGGAAGCTAGAGAGCAGGCTTCAGAGGGTCTGCAGGGGGTGGAGACAGTGTTCACAGGGCCTGGGACACTTTGAGGGTGAGGAAGAGATGTCTTCTGAGGACCTAAGGAGGTCCAAGAAACTGAGGGCTGGACAAGGGTCTTCTGAGGGTCTGAGGGGTGGCCAAGAGAGGTGAGAAGAGGTTAAAAGGGGCTAGGAATTCTCAGGGTTGAGGAAATGTCTTCTGAGGGTCTCAGGAGGGGTCCAGGAAAGGCAGATGTGGGGTTGTTCAGGGGGTGTGTTTAAGAGATTCACGGTCGGAAAGGAAGTTTCTCAGGGCCTACGATGGCCTAGATAAGCAGGGTGGGGTTTAGAGAGGTCTGGAGTATTCTGAAGGTTGCAGAGAGATCTTCTGAGGATCTGGGGATGGCCGGGAGAGGGGGGTGTGTTCAGAGTACGGGAGACTAAGAGGCTGGGAGGCCAAGAGACCAGGAAGGGCTGGGAAGGGCTAGGGATTAAGGGCGAGGATGGGGCGTTTCTGAGGGTCTGGGAGctccaggagaggggagggggatgggggctcCGAGAGCACGCTCACCCTGGCGGCCCGCGACGAGTAGGGGTCCTCGAAGAGCGCCCACACGCGGGGCTGCCAGCGGCGCCACCACGTGCCGCCCGCGCCGCCCGCGCCCCCTGGCGGGCCCCCGGCGCCGCCGCCAGCGTCCTGGAAGCAGAGGCGCTTGAGCTCGCCGCCCGCGCCGTCcaggccgccgccgcccgcgcccgccTCGTCGTCCAGGCCCGCGTCATGGGCGCCCGCGGCGTTGGCAGCGTTGGCGGCGCCCGAGGGGTCGGGTGCCTCGAAGGAGTCGAGCGCTTCCTCGGCGTCCCGGTGCTGCCGGTAGGTCATCCAGCAGCAGGCCTCCACGTCGGTCTCGTCGATGCCCCAAAAGCCGAGCTCCTCCTCGAAGAGCGGCCCGCACACGTCGGCCGGGCAGTGCAGCTTGCCAGTGCGGTAGTAGTTGAGCACATAGGCGAAGACACCCGGATGCCGGTCAAAGAAGAACTCGTCGGCGCCCGGGTCGTAGTCGAAGCGCGCCGCCGCCTCGGGCTCCGTCAAGCCGGCCAGCCGCGTCCCCGGCAGGGTGCGCAGCGTCGAGCGGTACGTCTCATGGCGCACGCCGCCCACGTTGATCACGATCTTGCCACTgtcgccaccgccgccgccgtgCCGCCCCATGGCCGCCGCCGGCAGCCCGGGGCATGGCTCGGCGCGCCGGCCCCCGGGCCCGCGGGGTGCCGGGGGGCCCGCCGAGGACGCGGCGGGGCCGGGCTGcgcaggctgctgctgctgctgcagcagcggcggtggcggtggcggtggcggcgggGGCAGCGGCAGCGGGGACTCGGACGGCTGCGGCGGCGACACCGGCTGCTGTTTGCTGGACCCCTGGCGCCCGCGGAAGGATGAGACGCAGACTGAGCTCAGCATTGGCTGGGGGGCGGAGAGGGAGGGGCGGGGTCTCAGGGGGCGGGGCCGCAGGGGAGAGAGATGTGATTGGGTGAGAGGAGGtgatggagggagggggcggggccgcaGGGAGGGAGAAACCGAACTGATTGGCCTGGGAAGAGGTGGGGGCGGGGCTAAAGCTGCGAGAAGGGCCCGGACTCCAACTCCGCCTAGCTGGTCGGGGCGGGGCCGCAGATGGAACACACCGATTGGGTCTTTCTGAGATAAGGGGCGGGGCCGAGCGAGGTGTTAAGGCGGGATGGGAGGCTAAAGTTGCCTGGTTTGGCAGCACTGGGAGAACAGAGGAGGCGGGGCTAAATATAAGACAGAGATCTGATTGAACTAAAAACAGGAGCGGGTCGGGAAGAGGAAGGGGACAAGTCCGAGCTATTTAAAGGGGTCTGACTGTCC encodes:
- the KCNC3 gene encoding voltage-gated potassium channel KCNC3 isoform X1, with amino-acid sequence MLSSVCVSSFRGRQGSSKQQPVSPPQPSESPLPLPPPPPPPPPPLLQQQQQPAQPGPAASSAGPPAPRGPGGRRAEPCPGLPAAAMGRHGGGGGDSGKIVINVGGVRHETYRSTLRTLPGTRLAGLTEPEAAARFDYDPGADEFFFDRHPGVFAYVLNYYRTGKLHCPADVCGPLFEEELGFWGIDETDVEACCWMTYRQHRDAEEALDSFEAPDPSGAANAANAAGAHDAGLDDEAGAGGGGLDGAGGELKRLCFQDAGGGAGGPPGGAGGAGGTWWRRWQPRVWALFEDPYSSRAARYVAFASLFFILISITTFCLETHEGFIHISNKTVTQASPIPGAPPENITNVEVETEPFLTYVEGVCVVWFTFEFLMRITFCPDKVEFLKSSLNIIDCVAILPFYLEVGLSGLSSKAAKDVLGFLRVVRFVRILRIFKLTRHFVGLRVLGHTLRASTNEFLLLIIFLALGVLIFATMIYYAERIGADPDDILGSNHTYFKNIPIGFWWAVVTMTTLGYGDMYPKTWSGMLVGALCALAGVLTIAMPVPVIVNNFGMYYSLAMAKQKLPKKKNKHIPRPPQPGSPNYCKPDPPPPPPPHPHHSSGSISPPPPITPPSMGVTVAGAYPPGPHTHPGLLRGGAGGLGIMGLPPLPAPGEPCPLAQEEVIEINRADPRPNGDPAAAALAHEDCPAIDQPAMSPEDKSPITPGSRGRYSRDRACFLLTDYAPSPDGSIRKGYEKSRSLSSIAGLSGVSLRLAPLATPPGSPRAARRAPPTLPSIL
- the KCNC3 gene encoding voltage-gated potassium channel KCNC3 isoform X3 translates to MLSSVCVSSFRGRQGSSKQQPVSPPQPSESPLPLPPPPPPPPPPLLQQQQQPAQPGPAASSAGPPAPRGPGGRRAEPCPGLPAAAMGRHGGGGGDSGKIVINVGGVRHETYRSTLRTLPGTRLAGLTEPEAAARFDYDPGADEFFFDRHPGVFAYVLNYYRTGKLHCPADVCGPLFEEELGFWGIDETDVEACCWMTYRQHRDAEEALDSFEAPDPSGAANAANAAGAHDAGLDDEAGAGGGGLDGAGGELKRLCFQDAGGGAGGPPGGAGGAGGTWWRRWQPRVWALFEDPYSSRAARYVAFASLFFILISITTFCLETHEGFIHISNKTVTQASPIPGAPPENITNVEVETEPFLTYVEGVCVVWFTFEFLMRITFCPDKVEFLKSSLNIIDCVAILPFYLEVGLSGLSSKAAKDVLGFLRVVRFVRILRIFKLTRHFVGLRVLGHTLRASTNEFLLLIIFLALGVLIFATMIYYAERIGADPDDILGSNHTYFKNIPIGFWWAVVTMTTLGYGDMYPKTWSGMLVGALCALAGVLTIAMPVPVIVNNFGMYYSLAMAKQKLPKKKNKHIPRPPQPGSPNYCKPDPPPPPPPHPHHSSGSISPPPPITPPSMGVTVAGAYPPGPHTHPGLLRGGAGGLGIMGLPPLPAPGEPCPLAQEEVIEINRAVDPRPNGDPAAAALAHEDCPAIDQPAMSPEDKSPITPGSRGRYSRDRACFLLTDYAPSPDGSIRKGYEKSRSLSSIAGLSGVSLRLAPLATPPGSPRAARRAPPTLPSIL
- the KCNC3 gene encoding voltage-gated potassium channel KCNC3 isoform X2; translated protein: MLSSVCVSSFRGRQGSSKQQPVSPPQPSESPLPLPPPPPPPPPPLLQQQQQPAQPGPAASSAGPPAPRGPGGRRAEPCPGLPAAAMGRHGGGGGDSGKIVINVGGVRHETYRSTLRTLPGTRLAGLTEPEAAARFDYDPGADEFFFDRHPGVFAYVLNYYRTGKLHCPADVCGPLFEEELGFWGIDETDVEACCWMTYRQHRDAEEALDSFEAPDPSGAANAANAAGAHDAGLDDEAGAGGGGLDGAGGELKRLCFQDAGGGAGGPPGGAGGAGGTWWRRWQPRVWALFEDPYSSRAARYVAFASLFFILISITTFCLETHEGFIHISNKTVTQASPIPGAPPENITNVEVETEPFLTYVEGVCVVWFTFEFLMRITFCPDKVEFLKSSLNIIDCVAILPFYLEVGLSGLSSKAAKDVLGFLRVVRFVRILRIFKLTRHFVGLRVLGHTLRASTNEFLLLIIFLALGVLIFATMIYYAERIGADPDDILGSNHTYFKNIPIGFWWAVVTMTTLGYGDMYPKTWSGMLVGALCALAGVLTIAMPVPVIVNNFGMYYSLAMAKQKLPKKKNKHIPRPPQPGSPNYCKPDPPPPPPPHPHHSSGSISPPPPITPPSMGVTVAGAYPPGPHTHPGLLRGGAGGLGIMGLPPLPAPGEPCPLAQEEVIEINRADPRPNGDPAAAALAHEDCPAIDQPAMSPEDKSPITPGSRGRYSRDRACFLLTDYAPSPDGSIRKATGAPPLPPQDWRKPGPPSFLPDLNANAAAWISP